The Nerophis ophidion isolate RoL-2023_Sa linkage group LG09, RoL_Noph_v1.0, whole genome shotgun sequence genome contains a region encoding:
- the srd5a2b gene encoding 3-oxo-5-alpha-steroid 4-dehydrogenase 2b, giving the protein MHCNENLINYLSFGIILAGLWHLYHHKKYQAFYGRHLAPTPQTRLVPARLAWFLQESPALLVPLLLMLTSQKASSVGRMLLLGTFCLHYFHRTFIYSLLIKGKPFPQNVMLGGGFFCSMNGFLQGHYLLHCAQLDEQMSDTRVGIGLLLFYTGMAINIHSDHSLRNLRKPGETVYKVPTGGFFEYVSAANYFGEILEWFGYAMATWGLPSLSFAVFTACFIGPRAIYHHRFYKRKFKDYPKYRKALIPFLL; this is encoded by the exons ATGCACTGCAATGAGAACCTAATCAACTATCTTAGTTTCGGGATCATCCTTGCAGGACTGTGGCATCTGTACCACCACAAGAAATACCAAGCTTTCTATGGCCGCCACTTGGCGCCAACTCCTCAAACCAGATTGGTCCCGGCCCGACTGGCTTGGTTCCTCCAGGAATCCCCAGCTCTTCTTGTCCCTCTGCTTCTGATGCTCACGTCACAGAAAGCCTCCAGCGTGGGGAGGATGCTCCTACTTGGAACCTTTTGCCTGCACTATTTTCACAG AACCTTCATCTATTCACTCCTGATTAAAGGAAAACCGTTCCCACAGAATGTGATGTTAGGAGGAGGCTTCTTCTGCTCCATGAATGGATTCTTGCAGGGCCACTACTTGCTGCACTGTGCCCAGCTGGATGAGCAGATGTCTGACACCCGCGTTGGCATTG GCTTACTATTGTTCTACACGGGGATGGCCATCAATATTCACAGCGACCACAGCTTACGTAACTTGAGGAAACCGGGAGAAACTGTTTACAAGGTCCCAACAG GAGGCTTCTTTGAATATGTGTCTGCTGCAAATTACTTTGGAGAGATTCTTGAGTGGTTCGGCTATGCCATGGCTACTTGGGGCCTTCCATCGCTTTCGTTTGCAGTGTTTACTGCATGCTTCATCGGACCAAGAGCCATTTACCATCACAG